The following are encoded in a window of Rhizobium bangladeshense genomic DNA:
- a CDS encoding DMT family transporter, whose protein sequence is MTIDNPTTRLAGSEHEKGVLLIIAATLAWSASGVYSRLLTTDVWTAIAWRSLFGGLFLLIPCLFLEGGISRRQWRSVLRPTGLAMIACQTFSQGCFIGALYMTTVANVTMIYATTPFIAALFGWLILKERVARRTLIAGAISLFGVAVIVASSIGGGTGWGDLLALGMTASFALVIIIPRIDPGVPSLPPTVVSAFLTLVIFAPFGSVGSLDLHNWIVLAAFGATNFSLALVLFLAGAKRMPPAEAALIGTMEIVLTPFWVWLLFSEEPPVATYFGGAIILGAVFWHTAVDFSRGRRPQLS, encoded by the coding sequence GTGACCATTGACAATCCGACCACACGCCTCGCAGGCAGCGAGCACGAGAAGGGTGTTCTTCTCATCATTGCCGCGACGCTTGCCTGGAGTGCCAGCGGCGTTTACTCGCGGCTGCTTACGACCGACGTATGGACGGCGATCGCGTGGCGGTCGTTGTTCGGAGGCCTGTTCCTGCTGATCCCCTGCCTTTTCCTCGAAGGGGGCATCTCACGGCGACAATGGCGTTCCGTCCTCCGTCCCACCGGCCTTGCTATGATTGCCTGCCAGACCTTCAGTCAGGGATGCTTCATCGGGGCGCTCTACATGACCACCGTCGCCAATGTGACGATGATCTATGCGACGACGCCTTTCATCGCCGCCTTGTTCGGCTGGCTCATCCTCAAGGAGAGGGTGGCCAGACGGACGCTGATTGCCGGCGCGATCTCGCTCTTCGGCGTGGCCGTCATTGTCGCCTCGTCGATCGGCGGCGGCACCGGCTGGGGCGACCTGCTGGCGCTTGGTATGACCGCTTCCTTCGCGCTCGTTATCATCATTCCCCGTATCGATCCCGGCGTGCCGAGCCTGCCGCCGACCGTGGTCAGCGCTTTCCTGACGCTCGTTATCTTCGCGCCCTTCGGTTCGGTCGGCTCGCTCGACCTGCACAATTGGATCGTCCTCGCCGCCTTCGGCGCGACGAATTTCTCGCTGGCGCTGGTGCTCTTCCTCGCCGGGGCGAAGCGGATGCCGCCGGCGGAGGCGGCGCTGATCGGCACGATGGAGATCGTGCTGACGCCTTTCTGGGTCTGGCTGCTATTTTCCGAAGAGCCGCCCGTCGCCACCTATTTCGGCGGCGCCATCATTCTCGGCGCCGTGTTCTGGCATACGGCGGTCGACTTCAGCCGAGGCCGGCGGCCGCAGCTTAGCTAA
- a CDS encoding LysR substrate-binding domain-containing protein, with product MHEPVESDLLRTFLVVAETSNFSAAAQRIGRTQSAVSTQIKRLEEAIGETLFERGARGVLLTRQGIQLVPYARRVIDLLNEAAARIRSKPLDGPVRIGIPEEYSQTVLPAALAAFAVRHPAVEVTVSCDYTIRNIAALERGELDLAVVFDWSDQAKGEVICVDPTVWVTSMVHRLHDLDPLPIATYRNSTWCRDFALRSLEQIGRNYRIAFIADTSSGLKNAVTAGLAVTALSRSNIPSGCRELTTEDGFPPVDSSKVVLRRSTYRSSEAVRELAEMVRDAFQPMYALPTV from the coding sequence ATGCATGAGCCGGTCGAAAGCGATCTGTTAAGAACCTTTCTCGTCGTCGCCGAGACATCCAATTTCTCTGCGGCGGCCCAGCGCATCGGGCGGACGCAATCGGCCGTCAGCACCCAGATCAAGCGGCTCGAAGAGGCGATCGGCGAAACCCTGTTTGAGCGCGGCGCCCGTGGCGTGCTGTTGACGCGCCAAGGCATACAACTCGTGCCCTATGCCCGCCGCGTGATCGACCTCCTGAACGAGGCGGCGGCGAGAATCCGCAGCAAACCGCTCGACGGTCCTGTGCGCATCGGAATACCCGAGGAATACAGCCAGACCGTGCTGCCGGCAGCCCTTGCGGCTTTTGCCGTACGTCACCCGGCTGTCGAAGTCACAGTCTCCTGCGATTATACAATCCGCAACATCGCAGCTCTCGAGCGGGGTGAACTCGATCTCGCCGTGGTTTTCGACTGGAGCGACCAGGCGAAAGGCGAGGTCATCTGCGTCGATCCTACCGTTTGGGTCACATCCATGGTCCACCGGCTGCACGACCTGGATCCCCTTCCCATTGCGACTTATCGCAACTCCACCTGGTGTCGCGATTTTGCGCTCCGGTCGCTGGAGCAGATCGGCCGAAACTACCGGATCGCATTCATCGCCGATACAAGCTCCGGACTGAAGAACGCAGTCACCGCAGGTCTTGCCGTCACCGCGCTGTCCCGCAGCAATATCCCGTCCGGCTGCCGGGAGCTGACAACCGAAGACGGTTTCCCGCCGGTCGATTCATCCAAGGTCGTGCTACGTCGGAGCACCTACCGTTCGAGCGAGGCGGTGCGCGAGCTTGCCGAGATGGTTCGAGACGCGTTCCAGCCTATGTACGCGCTTCCGACGGTGTGA
- a CDS encoding GlxA family transcriptional regulator, whose translation MLQRSTERLDIDLLVLPDTNLILIASVIEPLRGANRISGSELYRWRLLTPDGAPILTTSNIAVPAEGTFRATAEDNPLFVLASYNWRRSATPALKMQLSQAARHRSVIAGIESGTWLLAEASLLRGLPATVHWEDYEDFALAYPEVRAVKDRFVIDGKRLTTSGSLPTVDLMLEIVRQRQGYSLALEVSRLFRYEQPSFHADEPLSAGAAGLRMHDPRVSQAVRLMEEHIEQPLILARLARRVGISARHLQDLFQQSFGAPPHVHYLALRLNAARRKVIETTASFADIAAATGFNSASAFARSYRANFSESPSETRRRLRRRITPSEART comes from the coding sequence TTGCTACAACGATCGACGGAACGACTGGATATCGATCTCCTGGTTCTTCCCGATACCAACCTGATCCTGATCGCGTCGGTCATCGAGCCGCTGCGCGGTGCCAACCGCATTTCCGGCAGCGAGCTTTATCGCTGGCGGCTGCTGACGCCGGACGGAGCGCCAATCCTGACGACCAGCAATATCGCGGTGCCGGCGGAGGGAACCTTTCGGGCGACGGCCGAGGATAATCCGCTGTTCGTCCTGGCAAGCTACAACTGGCGACGCAGCGCGACGCCGGCCCTCAAGATGCAGCTTTCCCAGGCCGCCCGCCACCGCTCGGTGATTGCGGGCATCGAGTCCGGCACCTGGTTGCTCGCCGAGGCAAGCCTGCTCCGTGGGCTACCGGCCACCGTCCACTGGGAGGATTATGAGGATTTTGCGCTCGCTTATCCTGAGGTGCGAGCGGTCAAGGATCGGTTCGTTATCGATGGCAAGCGGCTGACGACATCGGGTTCCCTTCCAACCGTCGACCTGATGCTGGAGATCGTCAGGCAGCGGCAGGGTTATTCACTGGCGCTCGAAGTCAGCCGGCTGTTCCGTTACGAGCAGCCCTCCTTTCATGCCGACGAGCCGCTTTCGGCTGGTGCGGCAGGACTGCGCATGCACGATCCTCGAGTGAGTCAGGCGGTGCGGCTGATGGAGGAGCACATCGAGCAGCCGCTGATCCTGGCGCGGCTCGCCCGCAGGGTAGGCATCAGCGCCCGGCATCTCCAGGACCTCTTTCAGCAGAGCTTCGGCGCGCCGCCGCATGTGCATTATCTCGCTTTGCGCTTGAACGCGGCACGCCGCAAAGTGATCGAGACGACAGCCTCGTTCGCCGATATCGCTGCGGCGACTGGCTTCAATTCGGCCTCGGCCTTTGCCCGAAGCTATCGGGCGAATTTTTCCGAGAGCCCGTCCGAGACCCGCCGCCGCTTGCGCCGGCGCATCACACCGTCGGAAGCGCGTACATAG
- a CDS encoding 3-keto-5-aminohexanoate cleavage protein, with amino-acid sequence MPLAMNRDVFITCAVTGAGDTVSRSSHVPITPKQIAVSAIDAARAGAAVVHCHVRDPETGAASRRNDLYREVTDRIRSADVDVVLNLTAGMGGDLIFGDVETPLPLNAKGTDMAGATERVSHVAECLPEICTLDCGTMNFNLGDYVMTNTPAMLRAMARKMTDLGVRPEIEAFDTGHLWFAKQLAEEGLIEDPVLIQLCMGIPWGAPDDLNTFMAMVNNVPDSWTFSAFSIGRNAMAYPAAAVLAGGNVRVGLEDNLFVGKGQLATNAQLVEKAVQVVEGMGARIIGPQDVRDKLKLTKR; translated from the coding sequence ATGCCTCTTGCTATGAACCGCGATGTCTTCATCACCTGTGCCGTGACCGGCGCCGGCGATACGGTTTCCAGATCCAGCCACGTTCCCATCACTCCCAAGCAGATCGCGGTTTCCGCGATCGACGCCGCCAGGGCTGGGGCGGCCGTCGTTCACTGCCATGTCCGCGATCCGGAAACGGGGGCTGCCAGCCGCCGCAACGATCTCTACAGGGAGGTCACCGACCGCATCCGATCGGCCGATGTCGACGTCGTCCTCAATCTCACCGCCGGCATGGGCGGGGACCTGATCTTCGGCGATGTCGAAACCCCCCTTCCCCTCAATGCGAAAGGCACTGACATGGCGGGCGCCACCGAGCGCGTCAGCCATGTCGCCGAATGCCTGCCGGAGATCTGCACGCTCGACTGCGGCACGATGAACTTCAATCTCGGCGACTATGTCATGACCAATACGCCGGCCATGCTGCGGGCGATGGCGAGGAAGATGACGGATCTCGGTGTGCGGCCGGAGATCGAGGCCTTTGACACCGGCCATCTCTGGTTCGCCAAGCAGCTTGCCGAGGAAGGCCTGATCGAAGATCCGGTGCTGATCCAGCTCTGCATGGGCATTCCATGGGGCGCGCCCGACGATCTCAACACCTTCATGGCGATGGTCAACAACGTGCCCGACAGCTGGACCTTTTCGGCCTTTTCGATCGGCCGCAATGCCATGGCCTATCCGGCAGCGGCGGTTCTCGCAGGCGGCAACGTTCGTGTCGGTCTGGAGGATAACCTCTTCGTCGGCAAAGGCCAACTCGCCACCAATGCGCAGCTCGTCGAAAAGGCCGTGCAGGTGGTGGAAGGCATGGGCGCGCGGATCATCGGTCCGCAAGACGTCCGCGATAAACTGAAACTGACGAAGCGCTGA
- a CDS encoding carnitine 3-dehydrogenase → MTRISKAACIGGGVIGGGWIARFLLAGIDVDVFDPHPEAGRIVGEVIANAEKAYAMLTGAPLPPRGRLTFCSTLVEAVADADWIQESVPERLDLKRGVLTQIDAAARPDALIGSSTSGLLPTDLQRDMKHPERLFVAHPYNPVYLLPLVEIVGGEKTSAATIRAAMERLPPIGMKGVHIAKEIEAFVGDRLLEALWREALWLIHDDICTVETLDDVIRYSFGLRWAQMGLFQTYRIAGGEAGMRHFLAQFGPCLAWPWTKLTDVVDLDDALIEKIGRQSDEQAAGLSIRALERLRDENLVGILQALKGGDGGKGWGAGKLLKDFEQSLWARGGGPAVTVDASKPLRLVETKVSPAWVDYNGHMTEHRYLQVFGDTSDALLRLVGVDLAYVEAGHSYYTVESHIRHLGEAKLGQAIHSTCQVLAADDKRLHVFHTLYDTATDEALATAEHMLLHVDSKAGKAVPAPAAVLDKVKTIAAAHSGLPLPEGAGRHVGQRR, encoded by the coding sequence ATGACAAGGATCAGCAAAGCGGCTTGCATCGGCGGTGGCGTTATCGGCGGCGGATGGATCGCCCGTTTCCTGCTCGCCGGCATCGATGTCGACGTCTTCGACCCGCATCCGGAGGCAGGCCGGATCGTCGGCGAAGTGATTGCCAATGCCGAAAAGGCTTATGCCATGCTGACTGGCGCACCGCTACCTCCGCGCGGCCGGTTGACATTCTGCAGCACACTCGTGGAAGCCGTCGCCGATGCCGACTGGATCCAGGAAAGCGTGCCGGAAAGGCTCGACCTCAAGCGCGGCGTGCTGACACAAATTGATGCTGCGGCGCGTCCCGACGCGTTGATCGGCTCTTCCACCTCGGGACTGCTGCCGACCGATCTGCAGCGGGATATGAAGCACCCCGAGCGCCTTTTCGTCGCCCATCCCTACAACCCCGTCTATCTGCTGCCGCTCGTCGAAATCGTCGGCGGCGAGAAGACCTCGGCAGCGACCATCCGGGCAGCGATGGAACGATTGCCGCCGATCGGCATGAAGGGTGTCCACATCGCCAAGGAGATCGAAGCCTTCGTCGGCGATCGCCTGCTCGAGGCGCTCTGGCGCGAGGCCCTTTGGCTCATCCACGACGATATCTGCACCGTCGAGACGCTCGACGACGTCATCCGCTATTCCTTCGGCCTGCGTTGGGCGCAGATGGGCCTGTTCCAGACCTACCGCATCGCCGGCGGCGAAGCCGGCATGCGCCACTTCCTCGCCCAGTTCGGTCCCTGCCTCGCCTGGCCCTGGACCAAGCTCACCGATGTCGTCGACCTCGACGATGCGCTGATCGAAAAGATCGGCCGGCAATCCGACGAGCAGGCGGCTGGACTTTCAATCCGCGCGCTCGAACGCCTCCGCGACGAAAACCTCGTCGGCATTCTGCAGGCGCTGAAAGGCGGCGATGGCGGCAAAGGCTGGGGCGCCGGCAAGCTGCTGAAGGATTTCGAACAATCGCTCTGGGCGCGAGGCGGCGGTCCGGCCGTCACGGTCGATGCGTCAAAGCCGCTGAGGCTCGTCGAAACCAAGGTGAGCCCCGCCTGGGTCGATTATAACGGCCACATGACCGAACACCGCTACCTCCAGGTCTTCGGCGACACGTCGGATGCCTTGCTGCGCCTCGTCGGCGTGGACCTTGCTTATGTCGAGGCAGGCCACAGCTACTATACGGTGGAAAGCCATATCCGCCATCTCGGTGAGGCCAAGCTCGGGCAGGCGATCCATTCGACCTGCCAGGTGCTCGCCGCCGATGACAAGCGGCTGCACGTTTTCCACACTCTGTACGACACGGCGACCGACGAGGCTCTCGCCACCGCCGAGCACATGCTGCTGCATGTCGACAGCAAAGCCGGCAAGGCCGTGCCGGCGCCGGCAGCCGTGCTCGACAAGGTCAAGACAATCGCCGCGGCTCATTCGGGATTGCCGCTGCCCGAAGGCGCCGGTCGTCACGTTGGCCAGAGGCGGTAG
- a CDS encoding acyl-CoA dehydrogenase family protein translates to MNFGLSEEQEMIVDTVRAFVETEIYPHENEVERTGIVPPELGREIQRKCIDLGFYACNFPEEVGGAGLDHVTFTLVERELGRGSLGLTVFFGRPSGILMACEGEQRERYLLPAVRGEKIDALAITEPDAGSDMRGMKCTARRDGGDFVLNGTKHFISHADVADFVIVFAATGEEETAKGIKKKITAFLVDRGTPGFQILKGYESVSHRGYHNCTLSFEDCRIPEAQVLGEVHRGFDIANQWLYGTRLTVAATCVGRARRVFEMALPYAAERKQFGKPIGANQGVSFKLADMITEIDAADWLTLAAAWQVDAGCPADRQIASAKLYASEMLARVTDEAIQIYGGMGLMDDLPLARFWRDARVERIWDGTSEIQRHIISRDLLRPLGA, encoded by the coding sequence ATGAATTTCGGTCTCAGCGAAGAACAGGAAATGATCGTCGACACGGTTCGCGCCTTTGTCGAAACCGAAATCTATCCGCATGAGAATGAGGTCGAGCGCACCGGCATCGTCCCGCCGGAGCTCGGGCGCGAGATCCAGCGCAAATGCATCGATCTCGGCTTCTACGCCTGTAATTTCCCCGAGGAGGTCGGCGGCGCCGGCCTTGACCATGTCACCTTTACCCTGGTCGAGCGGGAGCTCGGACGCGGCTCTCTTGGGCTCACGGTATTTTTCGGCCGGCCCTCCGGCATCCTGATGGCCTGCGAGGGCGAACAGCGCGAGCGTTACCTGCTGCCTGCAGTGCGCGGCGAGAAGATCGATGCGCTCGCCATCACCGAGCCGGACGCCGGTTCCGATATGCGCGGTATGAAATGCACGGCCCGCCGCGACGGCGGCGACTTCGTCCTCAACGGCACGAAGCACTTCATCTCGCATGCCGATGTCGCCGATTTCGTCATCGTCTTTGCCGCGACGGGCGAGGAGGAAACGGCGAAAGGCATCAAGAAGAAGATCACAGCCTTTCTCGTGGATCGCGGCACGCCGGGCTTTCAAATCCTCAAAGGCTACGAATCCGTCTCGCATCGCGGCTACCATAACTGCACGCTGAGCTTCGAAGATTGCCGCATTCCCGAAGCCCAGGTGCTGGGCGAGGTGCATCGTGGGTTCGATATCGCCAATCAGTGGCTTTACGGCACCCGGCTGACGGTCGCCGCCACCTGCGTCGGCCGGGCGCGCCGCGTCTTCGAAATGGCCCTGCCCTATGCGGCCGAGCGCAAGCAGTTCGGCAAGCCGATCGGGGCCAACCAGGGCGTGTCGTTCAAGCTTGCCGACATGATCACCGAGATCGACGCGGCCGACTGGCTGACGCTTGCGGCCGCCTGGCAGGTCGATGCTGGCTGTCCCGCGGACCGGCAGATCGCCTCGGCCAAGCTCTACGCCTCCGAGATGCTGGCCCGCGTGACAGACGAGGCGATCCAGATTTACGGCGGCATGGGCCTGATGGACGATCTGCCGCTCGCCCGCTTCTGGCGCGACGCGCGTGTAGAGCGCATCTGGGACGGCACCTCCGAAATCCAGCGGCACATCATCAGCCGTGACCTTCTCAGACCTTTGGGAGCGTGA
- a CDS encoding acetate--CoA ligase family protein yields MTSRPLDRLLRPQTIAVFGGREARRVIEQCDRMGFSGEIWPVHPRLDDVLGRPCYRSVADLPSAPDAAFVGVNRMLTVEIVRALSMAGAGGAVCYASGFSEATAELGDGAELQQELLSAAGDMPILGPNCYGLINGLDGALLWPDQHGMRRLEKGVAILTQSSNIAINLTMQTRGLPIAYVVTAGNQAQTSLADIACALIEDPRVTAVGLHVEGFGQIASLERLAAIARRSKKPVVVLKVGRSEQAKHAAVSHTASLAGKDAVADAVLARLGIGRVQSLPALLETLKLLHIAGPLPCNSISSMSCSGGEASLMADAAVGRNVEFPALQPQQLPRLRRALGEMVALANPLDYHTFVWGDVVRQTEAFSAMFEGDYALNLVVLDIPRGDRCDASEWVMTVDAVIAAASATGALAGVLATLPENMPELVAERLMANGIVAFSGTDEAIIAAEVSAGIGDAWGRPPPLHLLNVVPVDGELETLTEADAKIELAACGLPVPRGLQAFSPGEAAAQAERLGFPVVLKGLGIAHKTEAGAVVLNLKDIEAVTKAAAEMASNAGYLVEKMIDPPVAELIVGAMRDPVFGLSLTLGAGGIFVELVEDSVILPLPATKTQIHAAISRLKLAKLIYGYRGRSRGDLEAAVDAVAAAAEYVVKNAARLEELDINPLMVLPEGQGVAAVDALIRRRR; encoded by the coding sequence ATGACCTCTCGCCCACTCGACCGCCTGCTCAGACCGCAAACGATCGCCGTCTTCGGCGGGCGCGAGGCGCGCAGGGTGATCGAGCAATGCGACCGCATGGGCTTTTCAGGCGAGATCTGGCCCGTTCATCCCAGATTGGACGATGTGCTCGGGCGCCCCTGCTATCGTTCCGTCGCCGATTTGCCTTCGGCACCGGACGCCGCTTTCGTCGGCGTCAACAGGATGCTGACGGTCGAGATCGTGCGCGCCCTTTCAATGGCCGGCGCTGGCGGCGCGGTCTGTTATGCGTCCGGCTTCAGCGAAGCCACGGCGGAACTCGGCGACGGCGCCGAGTTGCAGCAGGAACTGCTTTCGGCGGCCGGCGACATGCCGATCCTCGGGCCGAACTGCTACGGCCTCATCAATGGGCTCGACGGCGCGTTGCTCTGGCCCGATCAGCATGGCATGCGCCGACTGGAAAAAGGCGTCGCGATCCTCACCCAGTCTTCCAATATCGCCATCAACCTGACCATGCAGACGCGCGGCCTGCCAATCGCCTATGTGGTCACGGCAGGCAACCAGGCGCAGACATCGCTCGCCGATATCGCCTGCGCGCTGATCGAGGATCCGCGCGTCACGGCGGTCGGCCTCCATGTCGAAGGTTTCGGGCAAATCGCTTCCCTCGAACGCCTCGCCGCCATCGCCCGCCGGTCGAAGAAGCCGGTCGTCGTGCTGAAGGTCGGCAGGTCCGAGCAGGCAAAACACGCGGCCGTGTCGCATACCGCCTCGCTTGCCGGCAAAGATGCGGTGGCGGATGCCGTGCTCGCTCGTCTCGGCATCGGCCGTGTCCAGAGCCTGCCGGCACTGCTCGAAACCTTGAAGTTGCTGCATATCGCCGGGCCTCTCCCATGCAATTCGATCTCGTCCATGAGCTGCTCTGGCGGCGAGGCTTCGCTGATGGCGGATGCCGCTGTCGGCCGCAATGTGGAGTTCCCCGCACTACAGCCGCAGCAATTGCCGCGCTTGCGGCGGGCGCTCGGCGAAATGGTCGCGCTTGCCAATCCGCTCGATTACCACACTTTCGTTTGGGGCGATGTTGTGCGCCAGACCGAAGCCTTCAGCGCAATGTTCGAAGGGGACTACGCGCTTAATCTCGTGGTTCTCGATATTCCACGTGGTGACCGCTGCGATGCGTCCGAGTGGGTGATGACGGTAGACGCGGTCATCGCGGCGGCCTCCGCCACCGGTGCGCTGGCCGGCGTGCTCGCGACCCTTCCCGAGAACATGCCGGAGCTTGTCGCCGAGCGCCTGATGGCCAATGGCATCGTCGCCTTCTCGGGTACCGACGAAGCCATCATCGCGGCGGAAGTTTCCGCTGGGATCGGCGATGCCTGGGGTCGTCCGCCTCCCCTGCACCTGCTCAACGTCGTCCCTGTCGATGGCGAGCTCGAGACGCTGACGGAAGCGGATGCGAAGATCGAGCTTGCTGCCTGCGGCCTCCCAGTTCCCCGGGGGCTGCAGGCTTTTTCTCCCGGCGAAGCCGCCGCGCAGGCGGAACGGCTCGGTTTCCCTGTCGTGCTGAAGGGGCTCGGTATCGCGCATAAGACTGAAGCCGGGGCCGTCGTCCTCAACCTTAAGGATATTGAAGCCGTGACGAAAGCGGCGGCGGAAATGGCATCGAATGCCGGTTATCTCGTCGAGAAGATGATCGATCCGCCGGTCGCCGAACTCATTGTCGGCGCCATGCGTGACCCTGTTTTCGGTTTGTCTCTCACCTTGGGAGCGGGTGGAATCTTCGTTGAATTGGTTGAAGATTCCGTCATCCTGCCGCTTCCGGCAACGAAAACTCAGATTCACGCGGCGATTTCGCGTCTCAAACTGGCGAAACTGATCTATGGCTATCGCGGCCGGTCAAGAGGTGATCTCGAAGCTGCGGTCGATGCTGTCGCAGCTGCGGCAGAATATGTCGTAAAGAATGCGGCGCGCTTGGAGGAACTGGACATTAATCCGTTGATGGTTCTTCCCGAGGGGCAAGGTGTTGCCGCAGTCGATGCCCTGATACGGCGAAGGAGGTAG
- a CDS encoding carnitinyl-CoA dehydratase: MSDQIRTRRDGGVLEVVIDRPKANAIDLATSRAMGLIFRDFRDDPDLRVAIVTGASEKFFCAGWDLKAAASGDAVDGDYGVGGFGGLQELRDLNKPVISAINGICCGGGLEIALATDLILAAENATFALPEIRSGTVADAASIKLPKRIPYHIAMDMLLTGRWLDVHEAHRWGFVNEILPAQRLMARAWELARLLESGPPLVYAAIKEIVREAEGSTFQTAMNKITKRQFATVDRLYSSEDQLEGARAFAEKRSPIWKGR; this comes from the coding sequence TTGAGCGACCAGATACGCACACGACGGGACGGCGGAGTGCTTGAAGTCGTCATCGACCGGCCGAAGGCAAACGCCATCGACCTCGCAACCAGCCGCGCCATGGGATTGATCTTTCGCGATTTCCGCGACGACCCTGACTTGCGCGTTGCCATCGTCACGGGTGCGAGCGAAAAGTTTTTCTGCGCCGGATGGGATCTAAAGGCGGCTGCTTCGGGCGATGCTGTCGACGGCGACTACGGCGTGGGTGGCTTCGGTGGGCTGCAGGAACTGCGTGACCTCAACAAGCCCGTCATCTCAGCGATCAACGGCATCTGTTGCGGCGGCGGACTGGAGATCGCGCTCGCGACCGATCTGATACTCGCTGCCGAGAATGCGACTTTTGCCTTGCCGGAAATCCGCTCCGGCACGGTTGCCGACGCCGCGTCGATCAAGCTGCCGAAGCGCATCCCCTATCATATCGCCATGGACATGCTTTTGACGGGGCGTTGGCTCGACGTTCACGAAGCGCATCGCTGGGGTTTCGTCAATGAGATCTTGCCGGCCCAGCGCTTGATGGCGAGAGCCTGGGAGCTTGCCCGATTACTCGAAAGCGGGCCGCCGCTCGTCTATGCTGCGATCAAGGAAATCGTGCGCGAAGCGGAGGGTTCGACGTTCCAGACTGCCATGAACAAGATCACCAAGCGGCAGTTTGCAACGGTCGACAGACTCTATTCGAGCGAAGACCAATTGGAAGGCGCGCGGGCTTTTGCGGAGAAGCGAAGCCCCATTTGGAAAGGACGATAA
- a CDS encoding ABC transporter substrate-binding protein has product MNDYSKYLASRVTAGGLSRREFMGRAMAAGITLAVADKLFTESAEAAEPKRGGHLKLGLEGGAATDSKDPAKFLSQFMFCVGRCWGDMLVESDPLTGAAVPALAESWEPSKDAVTWTFKIRKGVKFHDGKELTIDDVVATLKRHTDAKSESGALGVLGSIKEIKADGGNLVLTLSEGNADMPLLLSDYHLVIQPNGGVDDPLASIGTGPYKMTSFEPGVRATFEKNKDDWRSDRGYVDSIEIIGMNDATARIAALSSGQVHYINRVDPKTVNLLKRAPNVEILSTAGRGHYVFIMHCDKAPFDNNDLRLALKYAMDRETMVEKILGGYGKVGNDFPINATYALFPEGIEQRAYDPDKAAFHYKKSGHSGSVLLRTSEVAFPGAVDAAVLYQESCKKAGIEIEVKREPGDGYWTNVWNVQPFSTSYWGGRPTQDQMYSTAYLSTADWNDTRFKRPDFDKLLLEARAELDEAKRKEMYRTMAMMVRDEGGLILPMFNDFVNASTKQVKGYVHDIGNDMSNGYVATRVWLDA; this is encoded by the coding sequence ATGAACGACTATAGCAAATATCTCGCAAGCCGCGTCACCGCCGGCGGGCTCAGCCGCCGCGAATTCATGGGACGCGCCATGGCGGCCGGCATTACACTTGCCGTCGCCGACAAGCTCTTCACCGAAAGTGCCGAAGCCGCGGAACCGAAACGCGGCGGTCACCTGAAGCTCGGCCTCGAAGGCGGTGCCGCCACCGATTCCAAGGACCCGGCGAAGTTTCTGTCGCAATTCATGTTCTGCGTCGGCCGCTGCTGGGGCGACATGCTGGTCGAATCCGACCCGCTGACGGGGGCTGCCGTGCCGGCGCTCGCCGAATCCTGGGAGCCGTCGAAGGATGCCGTCACCTGGACTTTCAAGATCCGCAAGGGCGTCAAGTTCCACGATGGCAAGGAGCTGACGATCGACGACGTCGTCGCAACGCTGAAGCGTCACACCGACGCGAAATCGGAATCCGGTGCACTCGGCGTTCTCGGCTCGATCAAGGAGATCAAGGCCGATGGCGGCAACCTCGTCCTGACGCTCAGCGAAGGCAATGCCGATATGCCGCTGCTGCTCTCCGACTATCATCTGGTTATCCAGCCGAATGGCGGCGTCGACGATCCGCTCGCTTCGATCGGCACCGGTCCCTATAAGATGACGAGCTTCGAGCCTGGCGTCCGCGCCACCTTCGAGAAGAACAAGGACGACTGGCGCAGCGACCGCGGCTATGTCGATTCGATCGAAATCATCGGTATGAACGACGCCACCGCCCGTATCGCGGCGCTCTCGTCGGGCCAGGTACACTACATCAACCGCGTCGACCCGAAGACCGTCAACCTCTTGAAACGCGCTCCTAATGTCGAGATCCTCTCGACCGCCGGCCGCGGCCATTACGTCTTCATCATGCATTGCGACAAGGCGCCGTTTGACAATAACGACCTGCGCCTTGCGCTTAAATACGCCATGGACCGGGAGACCATGGTGGAGAAGATCCTCGGCGGCTATGGCAAGGTCGGAAACGACTTTCCGATCAACGCCACTTATGCATTGTTCCCAGAGGGTATCGAGCAGCGCGCCTACGATCCCGACAAGGCTGCCTTCCATTACAAGAAGTCGGGCCATAGCGGCTCGGTCCTCCTGCGCACCTCGGAAGTCGCCTTCCCCGGCGCCGTCGATGCCGCTGTCCTTTATCAGGAAAGCTGCAAGAAGGCCGGGATCGAGATCGAGGTCAAGCGCGAACCGGGCGACGGTTACTGGACCAACGTCTGGAACGTCCAGCCCTTCTCGACCTCCTACTGGGGTGGCCGGCCGACGCAGGACCAGATGTATTCCACCGCCTATCTCTCAACGGCGGACTGGAACGATACCCGCTTCAAGCGGCCCGACTTCGACAAGCTGCTGCTGGAGGCCCGTGCAGAGCTCGACGAAGCCAAGCGCAAGGAGATGTATCGCACCATGGCGATGATGGTGCGTGACGAAGGCGGGCTGATCCTGCCGATGTTCAACGATTTCGTGAACGCCTCCACCAAGCAGGTGAAGGGCTATGTCCATGATATCGGCAACGACATGTCGAACGGCTACGTCGCAACCCGCGTCTGGCTGGATGCCTAA